The genome window GGCGAAGAAACCGACGAGCGCGCCGCCGCGGAACGAAGGGGTCACCATCGTGATGTCGAGAAGGTGGCCTGTGCCCTTCCATGGGTCGTTGGTGATGTAGACGTCGCCTTCGAAGATGTTCTCGCGGCCGATATCATTGATGAAATGGCCGACCGCCTCGGCCATCGCGTTCACGTGGCCGGGGGTGCCGGTAACCGCCTGGGCGATCATCTTGCCGCCCCGGTTGAAGACACCGGCGGAAAGGTCGCCCGATTCACGGACACTGGTGCTGAAGGCCGTCCGGATGAGGGTGACGGCCTGTTCCTCGACGACCGAGATGAGGCGGTTCCACATGACCTGCATGCGGACGTCGGAGAGCGAATTCGCGGTCATGGCTCTTGTTCCCTTCACGCTTTCGATCGGACGAGCAGACATCCGTCCGCCTGGAAGATCGCTTCCTGTCCATCGGTGATGATCGTCGTGGTTTCGTTTTCGGTGATGACGGCCGGGCCGGGGACGCAGTCGCCGACCTTCAGTTCGGCCCGAGCGACCACGTTCGAGGTGACGAAGCCGGCGGCCTTTGCCTCGAACATCTTCCGCGTGACGGTAGGCTCAAGCCTGCGCGCGGCCTCGACCCGTTCGACGCGCGGCGCCGGATAGGCCTCGGAGCTTGCCCGCAGGGACCAACTCACGATCTCGATGTCCAGCTTGTCGATCAGGCGACCGAAGAGCTGTTCGTAGACGTCCTCGAACCCCTTGCGGAAGACGTCGACCTCGCTCCCGGCGTAATCGCGGACCTCCACGGTGACGGGAACTTCCCAGCCCTGGCCGGAATAGCGCATGTAGGCGGCGCACTCGAGGGTGGGAACCGCGTCGGGGGCGCCCGAGCGCACGAAGGAAGTCGCCTCGTCGGCAAGTTCCTTCAGGACCGAATTTACCTTGCTGGCGTCGAAGGCGCTCAGGCGCAGGAAGGCGCTGCGCACGGATTCAAACCCGAAGGGTGCCCGCAGGAAGCCGATGGCCGAACCGACGCCGGCTCCGGGGGGCACGAGCAACTCGTCGATCCCGAGTTTTTCGCAAAGCCGGCCGGCATGCAGTGGTGCTGCGCCGCCGAAGGCGATCATCGTGTAGTCGGCGAGTTCCATGCCGTTCTCGACCGCATGCATGCGCGCGGCGTTGCTCATGTTCTCGTCGACCACTTCGCAGAGCCCGAAGGCGGCGGTGGCGCCGTCGAGGTCGAGGGGGCGCGCGAGGTCGTTCTCGATCGCGCCCGTCGCGGCATCGACGTCGAGGGTCATGGAGCCGCCGGCAAACCCGTCCGCCGCCAGCTTTCCAAGCAGCAGGTCGGCGTCGGTGACCGTCGGGTTGCCGCCGCCGCGCCCGTAACAGGCGGGGCCGGGTTCGGAGCCGGCGCTGTGCGGGCCGACGCGGATCTGGCGCATGGCGTCCACGGTGGCGATGGAGCCGCCGCCCGCGCCGATCTCGACCATCTCGATAACCGGGATTGAGATCGGCATCCCGCTTCCCTTCTTGAAGCGGTAGGTGCGCGCCACCTCGAAGGTCTTGGCGGTCTTGGGCACCTGGTTGTCGATCAGGCAGATCTTCGCCGTGGTGCCGCCCATGTCGTAGGAGAGCACACGCTCGATCCCGTGCTGCTTGGCGATATGGGCGGCGAAGATCGCACCGCCGGCCGGGCCGGACTCGAGTAGGCGAACCGGAAACTCAATGGCGCTCTCGACGCTGATGATGCCGCCGCCCGAGTGGATCATGAAGACCGGGCACGTGGTTCCGGCCGCCTTGAGGCTGTTCGTGAGGCGGCGCAGGTAGGACGCCATGAGCGGCTTTACATAAGCATTGGCACAGACGGTGTTGAACCGCTGGAACTCGCGCATCTGCGGCGAGACTTCACAGGAAATGGAGACGAAAAGGTCGGGCTTGCGGGCCAGAAGCGCGTCGCGGACACGCCGCTCGTGCGCACCGTTGACGTAGGAGTGGATCAGGCCGATCGCGATGCTCTCGAAGCCGGCCGCGATGATCCTGTCGACCAGGGCGTCGAGCTCTTTTTCGTCGATTTCCTTGAGGACCTCGCCATGGGCGTCGACGCGCTCGTCGAGTACGAAACGCTCGTCGCGCGGAACCAGCGGGGCCGGGAGCACGATGTCGAGGTCGTACTGCTCGAACCGGTTCTCGGTCCGCATCTCAATGACGTCACGGAATCCCTTCGTCGTGATGAGGGCTGTCCGGGCACCGCGACGCTCGATCAGTGCGTTTGTGGCAAGCGTGGTGCCGTGAATGAGCGTGTCGATCTCGGAGAGCGCCACACCGGCGCGTTCGGCGACGAGCCGGACACCGTCCACGATACCCTGTTCGGGTGCCGTGTAGTTGGTGAGTACCTTTGCGGAGTGCATGGTCTCGCCAACTTCCATGGCAACGTCGGTGAAGGTTCCGCCGATGTCGGCCCCCACCCTGATCTGCTTGCCGTCCTTCGTCATGTTCGCCGGATCTCCCGCTTGCCTAAGTCATCGCCGATCCCGTTCGGGATCGGCGGCTATGTCAGTTGTATGACAACATACTAGGTAGGAATGTCAAGAAGTATGATGTCCGATTCCTTCCCGAATCAACTCGCCGTCCGCGCGTCCTGCGGAAGCAGGTCCTCAGGCATGTTCTGATAGCAGACGGGCCGCAGGAAACGCCTTATGGCCAGTGAACCGACGCTCGTCGCACCGAAGTTCGTGGAGGCGGGGTAAGGGCCGCCATGGACCATCGCGTCGCAGACTTCCACGCCTGTCGGATAGCCGTTGACGAGCAGGCGTCCAGCCTTGCGTTCCAGCACCGGGACCAGATCTTGCGCCTGGTCATGATCGCCCTGGTCGAGCTGCAGCGTGCAGGTGAGCTGTCCGCGCAGTCCTTCCGCGACGGTTTTCATCTCTTCACGGGACGACACCGTGACGACCAGTCCGAGCGGGCCGAACACCTCTTCGGCGAGATGCGGCTCGGCGAGAAACCGGTCGGCCTGCGTCCTGAGCAGGGC of Stappia sp. ES.058 contains these proteins:
- a CDS encoding hydantoinase/oxoprolinase family protein, with the protein product MTKDGKQIRVGADIGGTFTDVAMEVGETMHSAKVLTNYTAPEQGIVDGVRLVAERAGVALSEIDTLIHGTTLATNALIERRGARTALITTKGFRDVIEMRTENRFEQYDLDIVLPAPLVPRDERFVLDERVDAHGEVLKEIDEKELDALVDRIIAAGFESIAIGLIHSYVNGAHERRVRDALLARKPDLFVSISCEVSPQMREFQRFNTVCANAYVKPLMASYLRRLTNSLKAAGTTCPVFMIHSGGGIISVESAIEFPVRLLESGPAGGAIFAAHIAKQHGIERVLSYDMGGTTAKICLIDNQVPKTAKTFEVARTYRFKKGSGMPISIPVIEMVEIGAGGGSIATVDAMRQIRVGPHSAGSEPGPACYGRGGGNPTVTDADLLLGKLAADGFAGGSMTLDVDAATGAIENDLARPLDLDGATAAFGLCEVVDENMSNAARMHAVENGMELADYTMIAFGGAAPLHAGRLCEKLGIDELLVPPGAGVGSAIGFLRAPFGFESVRSAFLRLSAFDASKVNSVLKELADEATSFVRSGAPDAVPTLECAAYMRYSGQGWEVPVTVEVRDYAGSEVDVFRKGFEDVYEQLFGRLIDKLDIEIVSWSLRASSEAYPAPRVERVEAARRLEPTVTRKMFEAKAAGFVTSNVVARAELKVGDCVPGPAVITENETTTIITDGQEAIFQADGCLLVRSKA